A part of Danaus plexippus chromosome 27, MEX_DaPlex, whole genome shotgun sequence genomic DNA contains:
- the LOC116775787 gene encoding mitochondrial import inner membrane translocase subunit Tim10 has translation MAVPLLDPAKLQLVQELEIEMMSDMYNRLVSACHRKCIPVKYHEPELGKGESVCLDRCVAKYLDVHERIGKKLSNMSQGEAEADLTKINLQDKK, from the exons ATGGCCGTTCCATTGCTCGACCCTGCCAAGTTGCAGCTCGTCCAGGAGTTGGAGATAGAAATGATGTCCGATATGTACAACCGACTGGTTAGCGCCTGTCATCGGAAATGCATCCCCGTTAAATACCATGAACCTGAATTAG gtAAAGGAGAGTCAGTATGTCTTGATCGTTGCGTAGCCAAATATCTCGATGTCCATGAGCGTATCGGGAAGAAGCTATCCAACATGTCTCAAGGGGAGGCCGAGGCTGATTTGACCAAAATCAACTTACAAGACAAGAAGTAG
- the LOC116775785 gene encoding uncharacterized protein LOC116775785: MESVRKAKDRIAKYPLIFAKCSKQGSLYAKCVLLREDSVRKDDCAKEFKEFNACLQTAAKELKTRI, translated from the coding sequence ATGGAATCTGTCAGGAAAGCTAAAGATAGAATAGCGAAATATCCACTAATATTCGCGAAATGTTCTAAACAAGGCAGCCTATACGCGAAATGTGTCCTGCTCAGAGAGGATTCTGTGAGAAAAGACGACTGTGCTAAAgaatttaaagaattcaaCGCTTGTTTACAAACAGCCGCAAAAGAACTCAaaacaagaatataa
- the LOC116775784 gene encoding GPI mannosyltransferase 1, with translation MESLKKILGFSFITHLGIGVSIRVLLVLYSTIHDKRFEVPYTDIDYKVFSDAAKHVYEGNSPYLRHTYRYSPLIAFLLIPNVYLAQFGKLLFVFFDILVAIAVKTVVERQFQTHPNASKISTFSALYWIYNPMSVAISTRGNADSLPCFFIILSILFLQTDVVNGLLKYLISGIFLGFSIHLRLYPLALSFPMYLSLGEYKINRRTSFSDGIISLLPNKKQIVLTLSCILTLSALTLFMYYIYGYEFLFETYLYHATRKDTKHNFSILFYYSYLTKDNLSFDLVKLLLLFCLVVVLFVVSMTFGVNSETLPFALFAETFLLVAFNSVMTSQYFIWFLSLLPLVAHSFEMTASKAVVLFALWLGTQGAWLVYGYILEFLNRDVFLHIWLKSMIFFISNVFIFSQLLETYKPRFGFGYIDRVDKNK, from the coding sequence atggaatcattaaaaaaaattttaggttttagttttattacacatttgGGGATCGGTGTTAGCATTCGTGTTCTGCTTGTCCTCTACAGCACTATTCACGATAAACGTTTCGAGGTTCCGTACACTGATATAGATTACAAAGTGTTTTCCGACGCTGCCAAACATGTGTACGAGGGTAACTCGCCATACTTGCGTCACACATACCGCTACAGTCCCTTAatagcttttttattaataccaaaCGTGTATTTAGCTCAATTCGGTAAACTATTGTTCGTTTTCTTCGACATCCTTGTGGCTATAGCCGTGAAGACGGTTGTCGAGAGACAGTTTCAAACGCATCCTAACGCTTCCAAAATTTCCACATTTTCCGCGCTCTACTGGATCTATAATCCGATGAGTGTTGCCATATCCACGCGAGGGAACGCCGATTCGTTGCcatgtttctttattatattgtctATACTGTTTCTTCAAACGGACGTCGTCAATggactattaaaatatctaatttcTGGCATCTTCCTCGGTTTCTCAATACATCTGCGTCTCTATCCTTTAGCTTTGTCGTTCCCAATGTATCTCTCGCTCggggaatataaaattaatcgcCGCACTTCTTTCTCGGACGGCATTATTTCTCTTTTGCCGAACAAAAAGCAGATAGTTTTAACTTTAAGTTGCATTTTGACACTATCAGCGCTGACTCTCttcatgtattatatatacggctatgaatttttatttgaaacctaTCTCTACCACGCCACAAGGAAAGATACTAAACATAATTTCTCTATACTATTCTATTATTCGTATCTGACCAAAGACAATTTATCGTTTGATTTAGTAAAACTTctgcttttattttgtttggttGTCGTATTGTTCGTCGTCAGTATGACTTTCGGCGTTAATTCCGAGACTCTGCCGTTTGCTTTGTTTGCTGAGACGTTTCTTTTAGTGGCATTCAATAGCGTGATGAcgtcacaatattttatttggtttttgtCCTTACTACCCTTAGTAGCCCACAGTTTCGAAATGACAGCTTCCAAAGCGGTTGTTCTATTTGCTCTATGGTTAGGTACACAAGGCGCTTGGCTTGTCTATGGCTATATCTTGGAGTTTCTGAACAGAGATGTTTTTCTGCATATTTGGCTGAAAAGTATGATTTTCTTTATCTCCAACGTATTCATTTTCTCGCAGCTCTTAGAAACTTATAAACCCCGTTTTGGTTTCGGGTATATTGACAGagtagacaaaaataaataa